From Orcinus orca chromosome 3, mOrcOrc1.1, whole genome shotgun sequence, a single genomic window includes:
- the VDAC1 gene encoding voltage-dependent anion-selective channel protein 1 isoform X2, with product MLILANLPGMSLPRAMEFTSSGSANTETTKVTGSLETKYRWTEYGLTFTEKWNTDNTLGTEITVEDQLAHGLKLTFDSSFSPNTGKKNAKIKTGYKREHINLGCDVDFDIAGPSIRGALVLGYEGWLAGYQMNFETAKSRVTQSNFAVGYKTDEFQLHTNVNDGTEFGGSIYQKVNKKLETAVNLAWTAGNSNTRFGIAAKYQIDPDACFSAKVNNSSLIGLGYTQTLKPGIKLTLSALLDGKNVNAGGHKLGLGLEFQA from the exons ATGCTGATCTTGGCAAATCTGCCAGGGATGTCTTTACCAAGGGCTATG GAATTTACAAGCTCAGGTTCAGCCAACACCGAGACCACCAAAGTGACGGGTAGTCTGGAAACCAAGTACAGATGGACCGAATATGGTCTGACGTTTACGGAGAaatggaacactgacaacacactAGGCACGGAGATTACCGTGGAAGATCAG cttgCACATGGCCTGAAGCTGACCTTCGATTCATCCTTCTCACCAAACACTGG GAAGAAAAATGCTAAAATCAAGACAGGGTACAAGCGGGAACATATCAACCTGGGCTGTGACGTGGATTTCGACATTGCCGGGCCTTCCATCCGGGGTGCTCTGGTGCTGGGTTAcgagggctggctggctggctacCAGATGAATTTTGAGACCGCAAAGTCTCGAGTGACCCAGAGCAACTTTGCAGTTGGCTACAAGACTGATGAGTTCCAGCTTCACACTAATGT AAACGACGGGACAGAGTTTGGTGGCTCCATTTATCAGAAGGTGAATAAGAAGTTGGAGACTGCTGTTAATCTGGCCTGGACAGCAGGAAACAGTAACACTCGCTTCGGAATAGCAGCCAAGTACCAGATCGACCCTGACGCCTGCTTCTCG GCTAAAGTGAACAACTCCAGCCTGATAGGGTTAGGATATACTCAGACCCTAAAGCCAG GTATCAAACTGACACTGTCAGCTCTGCTGGATGGCAAGAATGTCAATGCTGGTGGCCACAAGCTTGGTCTAGGACTGGAGTTTCAAGCATAA
- the VDAC1 gene encoding voltage-dependent anion-selective channel protein 1 isoform X1: MAVPPTYADLGKSARDVFTKGYGFGLIKLDLKTKSENGLEFTSSGSANTETTKVTGSLETKYRWTEYGLTFTEKWNTDNTLGTEITVEDQLAHGLKLTFDSSFSPNTGKKNAKIKTGYKREHINLGCDVDFDIAGPSIRGALVLGYEGWLAGYQMNFETAKSRVTQSNFAVGYKTDEFQLHTNVNDGTEFGGSIYQKVNKKLETAVNLAWTAGNSNTRFGIAAKYQIDPDACFSAKVNNSSLIGLGYTQTLKPGIKLTLSALLDGKNVNAGGHKLGLGLEFQA, translated from the exons ATGGCTGTGCCTCCCACGTATGCTGATCTTGGCAAATCTGCCAGGGATGTCTTTACCAAGGGCTATG GGTTTGGCTTAATAAAACTtgatttgaaaacaaaatctgaGAATGGACTG GAATTTACAAGCTCAGGTTCAGCCAACACCGAGACCACCAAAGTGACGGGTAGTCTGGAAACCAAGTACAGATGGACCGAATATGGTCTGACGTTTACGGAGAaatggaacactgacaacacactAGGCACGGAGATTACCGTGGAAGATCAG cttgCACATGGCCTGAAGCTGACCTTCGATTCATCCTTCTCACCAAACACTGG GAAGAAAAATGCTAAAATCAAGACAGGGTACAAGCGGGAACATATCAACCTGGGCTGTGACGTGGATTTCGACATTGCCGGGCCTTCCATCCGGGGTGCTCTGGTGCTGGGTTAcgagggctggctggctggctacCAGATGAATTTTGAGACCGCAAAGTCTCGAGTGACCCAGAGCAACTTTGCAGTTGGCTACAAGACTGATGAGTTCCAGCTTCACACTAATGT AAACGACGGGACAGAGTTTGGTGGCTCCATTTATCAGAAGGTGAATAAGAAGTTGGAGACTGCTGTTAATCTGGCCTGGACAGCAGGAAACAGTAACACTCGCTTCGGAATAGCAGCCAAGTACCAGATCGACCCTGACGCCTGCTTCTCG GCTAAAGTGAACAACTCCAGCCTGATAGGGTTAGGATATACTCAGACCCTAAAGCCAG GTATCAAACTGACACTGTCAGCTCTGCTGGATGGCAAGAATGTCAATGCTGGTGGCCACAAGCTTGGTCTAGGACTGGAGTTTCAAGCATAA
- the C3H5orf15 gene encoding keratinocyte-associated transmembrane protein 2, with product MAAATLRRMRSAQQAKLRPRPAIQVPGGLALPLVLALLLASSALSQADSPSQTVPKSHVSTPNMDALTNETKPSVSQINITLPHTTSTEKSGVASLSPHPSPTTSLSQEEADNNEDPSIEEEDLLTLNSSPSTAKDTLDNGDYGEPDYDWTTSPRDDESNEALEENRSYMEIEQSVRSFKTPPSNIEEEDSHFFFHLIIFAFCVAVVYITYHNKRKIFLLVQSRKWRDGLCSKTVEYHRLDQNVNEAMPSLKITNDYIF from the exons ATGGCCGCCGCCACCCTGAGGAGGATGAGGAGCGCCCAGCAAGCGAAACTGCGGCCCAGGCCGGCCATCCAGGTCCCCGGAGGGCTGGCGCTGCCGCTGGTCCTGGCGCTTCTGCTTGCGTCCAGTG ctCTATCACAGGCTGATTCGCCGAGCCAGACTGTACCGAAGTCACATGTTTCTACTCCAAATATGGATGCTTTAACAAATGAAACCAAACCTTCTGTTTCCCAAATCAACATCACTCTCCCTCACACAACTAGTACAGAAAAAAGTGGAGTGGCATCTCTGTCCCCTCATCCCTCGCCTACTACTTCTCTGTCCCAAGAGGAAGCTGATAACAATGAAGATCCTAGCATAGAGGAGGAGGATCTTCTCACACTGAATAGTTCTCCGTCCACTGCCAAAGACACTCTGGACAATGGAGATTATGGAGAACCAGACTACGACTGGACCACCAGCCCCCGGGACGATGAGTCCAATGAGGCCTTGGAAGAAAACAGGAGCTATATGGAAATTGAACAGTCAGTGAGATCTTTTAAGACCCCACCCTCAAATATAGAAGAGGAAGATagccatttctttttccatcttattatttttgctttttgtgttgCTGTTGTTTATATTACATATCACAACAAAAGGAAG aTTTTCCTTCTGGTTCAAAGCAGGAAATGGCGTGATGGTCTTTGTTCGAAAACAGTGGAATATCATCGTCTAGACCAGAATGTTAATGAGGCAATGCCTTCTCTGAAGATTAccaatgattatatattttaa